The sequence CGCCCTGGTTGACCGGGTGATCGCGGTTGCCCTCGATGTAGGCGACCTTTCCCTCCTTGAGGTGAACATTGATGCCGCAGCGGCAGGCGCACATGTAGCAGGTCGTCTTGCGGACCTCATCCGACACTTTCGGGCTCAGGTTCAGCTTGGGCTGGTTCATCACTGGGGTCCTTTCGGGGTCAGATCAGGCTGCGTATCAGCGACAGCGCCGCCAGCCCGATCAACAGGCTGAGGCAGAAGGGCTTGTAGTAGGGTTCCCATCGTGGGTTGAAGAGCTTCGATCCCAGCCAGACACCCAGCAGCGTCACGGGAAGGAGAAACAACGCCCCCTTCGCGGCGGCAGGGGTCATCACCCCGAAGCCCAGCAGGTACACGAGCGACCCCAGCGAGCCGAGAAACAGGTAGAGCACCAGCGTTCCGCGCATCGACCGCGCGGTGTCGTTCTGGCTGAGAACGTAGAGCGCGACGACCATGCCGCCCACATGGGCAACGCCCGACGCGATGCCCGCAACCACGCCGGCCATCAGCGTGCCCCAGCGTGTCGCAAGCGCGGGAATGTTGACGCGCAGAAGCTGCAGCGCGGCCAGGACGAGGATCAACACCAGCGCGATCCGGGCAGACGTGGTCGCAGGCAGGCTGACGGTCAGCCACAGGCCGAGCGGCCAGCCGGCCCAGTTGCCTGCCACGAGAAGACCGGCGCGCAGCCTGTTCGCCTCCCTCCAGCCGCCTCGGGCCATCAGCAGGCTTGCCGCCATTTCCTGAAACCACAGGATCGGAATCAGCAACACGGGCGCGATGAAGCTCGCTGCTGCCGCCATGACAAGCGCCGACAGCGCGAACCCCGCAAAGCCGCGCACCAGCCCGGCCGCCAGCACGATGGCGAACAGCAGGACCGTATCGGTCGGGGAGAGCGGAAGGGCGGACCACAGGTCAGGCACCTGCCGCACCGGCTTGCAGCACGGTGACGGCGATCATGTCGGTCACATCCTGTGCGGTGCAGCCGCGCGACAGGTCGTTGGCTGGCTTGGCGAGGCCCTGAAGAACCGGGCCGATGGCATCGCAGCCGCCGATGCGCTGCGCGATCTTGTAGCCGATATTGCCCGCGTCGAGATCGGGAAAGACCATCACGTTGGCCTGGCCCGCAACGGCCGACTCCGGTGCCTTGGACGCCGCGACCTGCGGCACGAATGCCGCGTCGAACTGCAGTTCTCCGTCCGCGTCGAGGTCCGGATGATCGCGTTTGAGGATCTCGAGAGCATCGGTCACCTTGGTCACCGCCGCATGCCGCGCGCTGCCCATCGTGGAAAACGACAACAGCGCGACCTTGGGACTTTCACCCAGAAGCTGCTGGCAGGAGTCCGCGGAGGCCGCCGCGATGGCGGCAAGCTCTGCGGCGTCCGGCTCGATCACGAGGCCGCAGTCGGCAAAGATCATCCCGCGTCGTCCCGAGGGGTGATCCTTTGGCAGTGC is a genomic window of Sulfitobacter alexandrii containing:
- a CDS encoding sulfite exporter TauE/SafE family protein, with product MPDLWSALPLSPTDTVLLFAIVLAAGLVRGFAGFALSALVMAAAASFIAPVLLIPILWFQEMAASLLMARGGWREANRLRAGLLVAGNWAGWPLGLWLTVSLPATTSARIALVLILVLAALQLLRVNIPALATRWGTLMAGVVAGIASGVAHVGGMVVALYVLSQNDTARSMRGTLVLYLFLGSLGSLVYLLGFGVMTPAAAKGALFLLPVTLLGVWLGSKLFNPRWEPYYKPFCLSLLIGLAALSLIRSLI
- the pta gene encoding phosphate acetyltransferase; translated protein: MSLLQELRQRAAARPAHIVLSEGHDPRIVAGAIAAVEAGIARVTLVGPTAQVEEMLAGAGSRPDGIEIADPATSPMTEDFAQNYFDLRKHKNISEDVARIQARDPLIFAALMVRAGRADGSVGGAVATTSDTVRAALQVIGKAADAPIVSSFFVMALPKDHPSGRRGMIFADCGLVIEPDAAELAAIAAASADSCQQLLGESPKVALLSFSTMGSARHAAVTKVTDALEILKRDHPDLDADGELQFDAAFVPQVAASKAPESAVAGQANVMVFPDLDAGNIGYKIAQRIGGCDAIGPVLQGLAKPANDLSRGCTAQDVTDMIAVTVLQAGAAGA